The proteins below come from a single Candidatus Kirkpatrickella diaphorinae genomic window:
- a CDS encoding DUF3035 domain-containing protein → MAKQMILRVQRFVAVSGVLVALPGCSGSDLSRAFGLERSMPDEYTVTTQPPLSMPPGSDLNLPGEGGRKLNDSASMQALETLAPEMALRRGVSQDSAGQRDLVKNLDEAASNPQAGQELQGHNGDLADQILFWRGRPQDAVVDGEAENRRIRDASAMGRNPATGVTRVKPPSKGFLGVF, encoded by the coding sequence ATGGCAAAGCAAATGATCCTCCGCGTGCAACGCTTCGTTGCTGTTTCTGGTGTGCTGGTGGCGTTACCGGGCTGTTCCGGCTCTGACCTGTCACGTGCCTTCGGGCTGGAGCGCTCCATGCCGGATGAATATACCGTCACGACGCAGCCGCCCCTTTCCATGCCGCCAGGGAGTGACCTCAACCTACCCGGAGAGGGCGGGCGCAAGCTCAATGACTCCGCCAGTATGCAGGCGCTTGAGACGCTGGCGCCCGAAATGGCGTTACGCCGTGGCGTCAGTCAGGACAGTGCCGGGCAGCGTGATCTCGTCAAAAATCTGGATGAGGCGGCGTCCAACCCGCAGGCGGGACAGGAATTGCAGGGCCATAATGGTGACCTTGCGGATCAGATCCTCTTCTGGAGGGGACGGCCACAGGATGCCGTTGTTGATGGAGAGGCTGAAAACCGCCGTATTCGGGATGCCTCCGCCATGGGGCGCAATCCGGCAACGGGGGTGACCCGTGTTAAACCGCCATCCAAGGGCTTTCTCGGCGTCTTCTGA
- the rfaD gene encoding ADP-glyceromanno-heptose 6-epimerase, whose amino-acid sequence MSNRIIVTGAAGFIGSNLVRALNARGYKDVIAVDHLKRGEKFQNLLSLDLSDFIDKNDFYTRFRSGEFDDVEAIFHQGACSDTMEHDGRYMMANNYETSRLLLERCGMTGTRLIYASSAATYGASIKFVEDPAFEKPLNVYGYSKLLFDRIVRKSLPGRRAQLVGLRYFNVYGPHEQHKGRMASVAYHNYQQFIADERVKLFGAYGDCAAGEQKRDFLFVEDAVAVNLWFFDHPEKSGVFNLGSGEARPFNDVAAAVVNTMLQINGRKPVSLEALVQSGLIEYIPFPESLRGKYQCFTQADLTALRRIGCDHVFTSVSEGVQRYVRHLHDAQNAL is encoded by the coding sequence ATGTCGAATCGCATCATTGTCACCGGCGCGGCGGGCTTTATTGGCAGCAACCTTGTCAGGGCGCTCAATGCACGCGGCTATAAGGATGTGATCGCCGTTGATCATCTGAAGCGCGGTGAGAAGTTTCAAAACCTCCTCTCGCTCGATCTCTCCGATTTTATCGACAAAAACGATTTCTACACCCGTTTCAGGTCGGGAGAGTTTGATGATGTGGAGGCCATATTCCATCAGGGCGCGTGCTCAGACACGATGGAACATGATGGACGCTACATGATGGCGAATAATTATGAGACGAGCCGCCTGCTTCTTGAAAGATGCGGCATGACGGGGACACGTCTCATTTACGCCTCCAGCGCCGCGACCTATGGCGCTTCGATAAAATTCGTTGAAGACCCGGCTTTCGAAAAGCCTCTGAACGTCTATGGTTATTCCAAGCTGCTTTTTGACCGTATCGTGCGCAAATCACTCCCAGGGAGGCGGGCGCAACTTGTGGGCTTGAGATACTTCAATGTTTATGGCCCGCATGAACAGCATAAAGGCCGGATGGCTTCGGTTGCCTATCACAATTACCAGCAATTCATCGCGGATGAGCGCGTCAAACTCTTCGGCGCCTATGGGGATTGCGCGGCGGGTGAGCAGAAGCGGGATTTCCTGTTCGTGGAAGATGCTGTCGCCGTCAATCTGTGGTTTTTTGACCATCCGGAGAAAAGCGGCGTGTTCAATCTCGGTTCAGGCGAGGCACGCCCTTTCAATGATGTCGCGGCCGCCGTCGTCAATACAATGTTGCAGATCAACGGCAGAAAACCGGTGAGCCTCGAAGCGCTGGTCCAGTCCGGCCTCATTGAGTACATTCCTTTTCCGGAAAGCCTGAGGGGGAAATATCAGTGCTTCACCCAGGCTGACTTAACCGCATTGCGCCGCATCGGGTGCGACCATGTCTTTACGTCCGTCTCGGAAGGTGTCCAACGTTATGTGCGACACCTCCATGACGCTCAGAACGCGCTTTAA
- a CDS encoding D-glycero-alpha-D-manno-heptose-1,7-bisphosphate 7-phosphatase: MTLRTRFNAMPPHGSDQRYPRQRPGAFLDRDGVINRDTGYTHRIEDLVFIPGAIRAIARLNQAGFAVIVVTNQSGVARGYLTPDAVEDFHAAIQAQLNENGAHIDGFFYCPYHPDASLPQYRRHHPDRKPAPGMINKAIAQFALDRAHSFLIGDRQTDIEAAQRAGIAGYLFDGADLDVFLRALDVVRQQG; this comes from the coding sequence ATGACGCTCAGAACGCGCTTTAACGCGATGCCGCCTCACGGGTCAGATCAGCGATATCCTCGTCAGCGCCCGGGGGCTTTTCTTGATCGGGACGGGGTCATCAACCGGGACACGGGTTATACCCACCGCATTGAGGATCTCGTCTTCATCCCCGGCGCGATCCGCGCCATTGCGCGCCTCAATCAAGCCGGCTTCGCCGTGATCGTCGTGACCAATCAGTCGGGCGTGGCGCGCGGTTATCTTACACCGGACGCGGTTGAGGATTTCCACGCCGCCATCCAGGCGCAGCTTAACGAGAATGGCGCGCATATTGATGGGTTCTTCTATTGCCCCTACCACCCTGACGCCAGCCTACCGCAATATCGCCGCCATCACCCTGATCGTAAACCCGCCCCGGGGATGATCAACAAAGCGATCGCGCAATTTGCTCTGGATCGTGCACACAGCTTTCTCATCGGTGACCGTCAGACGGATATTGAGGCGGCCCAGCGTGCAGGCATCGCCGGTTACCTTTTTGATGGTGCGGACCTTGACGTGTTTCTGCGCGCTCTGGACGTGGTTCGGCAGCAAGGTTAG
- the rfaE2 gene encoding D-glycero-beta-D-manno-heptose 1-phosphate adenylyltransferase encodes MIDNYHFGRLVVVGDVMVDRYISGAVKRLSPEAPVPVLLRSRCASIAGGAANVAANAAALGCQITLIGVVGDDENAENLREVLRVESDIDTTQLVTEAGWSTISKTRVLSGQHQLVRIDDERVVTFSDATQDDLIKRTSVALQNADVLVCSDYAKGVLTDRVLGAIIAAAQARGIPVIIDPKRVDFSAYRGATLVTPNSHEAATAAGITELQSDADVERAAAVISAQFGGDVLLTRSEKGMTLWQRNGVIRHEAAYKSEVFDVSGAGDTVLAAVAAVLSAGHDLETATVIATAAASIAVSKLGTSVVSRRELNQKLVADTLGFDGVADLATARSVVEDWRLHGARIAFTNGCFDLLHPGHIALIRAASMEGDKLVVGLNSDDSIRRLKGASRPVQSQEARAAVMSALRDVDLVVIFDEDTPRELIETLRPDTIIKGADYREDEVVGGDFVKSYGGHIVLAKIIEGCSTTELIARSGQSVQQGRHSDD; translated from the coding sequence ATGATTGATAATTATCATTTCGGGCGTCTGGTGGTTGTCGGCGACGTCATGGTCGACCGCTATATTTCAGGCGCCGTCAAACGCCTCTCGCCTGAAGCGCCGGTCCCCGTGCTTCTGCGTTCCCGCTGCGCATCCATTGCGGGGGGCGCCGCCAATGTCGCGGCCAATGCTGCGGCTCTGGGTTGTCAGATCACCCTCATCGGCGTCGTGGGGGATGATGAGAACGCCGAAAATCTCCGGGAGGTGCTGCGTGTCGAGAGCGATATCGACACAACGCAGCTCGTGACAGAGGCAGGCTGGTCCACCATCAGCAAAACAAGGGTGTTGAGCGGACAGCATCAGCTTGTGCGCATTGATGATGAGCGCGTTGTCACGTTCTCCGACGCGACGCAGGATGATCTGATCAAACGGACAAGCGTGGCGCTGCAAAATGCGGATGTCCTCGTCTGCTCTGACTACGCCAAAGGCGTGCTGACAGATCGCGTCCTCGGCGCGATTATCGCGGCGGCGCAGGCGCGTGGCATCCCGGTAATCATCGACCCCAAACGCGTCGATTTCTCAGCCTATCGCGGCGCGACACTCGTCACGCCCAACAGCCATGAAGCCGCGACGGCAGCGGGCATAACTGAGTTGCAGAGCGATGCGGATGTTGAGCGCGCGGCGGCAGTAATTTCGGCGCAATTCGGGGGTGATGTCCTTCTCACCCGCTCCGAGAAGGGCATGACACTTTGGCAGCGTAACGGCGTCATCCGGCATGAGGCCGCCTATAAGTCGGAAGTATTTGACGTATCCGGCGCGGGCGATACGGTGCTGGCGGCGGTGGCGGCGGTGCTTTCCGCCGGGCATGACCTTGAAACCGCCACTGTCATCGCGACCGCTGCCGCCTCCATCGCCGTGAGCAAACTCGGCACCTCCGTGGTGTCGCGGCGGGAGCTTAATCAGAAGCTCGTCGCGGACACGCTTGGCTTTGACGGCGTGGCCGATCTCGCGACCGCACGCAGCGTGGTGGAAGACTGGCGTTTGCACGGGGCGCGCATCGCCTTCACAAATGGCTGTTTCGACCTGCTGCACCCCGGCCACATTGCGTTAATCCGCGCGGCTTCCATGGAAGGCGATAAGCTTGTCGTCGGACTCAACAGCGATGACTCGATCAGAAGGTTGAAGGGCGCGTCGCGGCCTGTCCAGTCGCAGGAGGCGCGCGCCGCGGTCATGAGCGCATTGCGCGATGTGGATCTCGTCGTCATTTTCGATGAAGACACGCCCCGTGAACTGATTGAGACGCTGCGGCCGGATACGATCATCAAAGGGGCGGATTACCGCGAGGATGAGGTCGTGGGCGGTGATTTTGTGAAATCCTATGGCGGTCATATCGTTCTGGCCAAAATCATTGAAGGTTGCTCCACCACCGAACTCATCGCGCGCTCAGGTCAATCCGTCCAGCAGGGCCGCCATTCTGATGACTGA
- the mutL gene encoding DNA mismatch repair endonuclease MutL → MTHPPAPNRPQICRLSNHVIDLIAAGEVIERPAAALKELVENAVDSGATEVQVALNGGGVDRIEVQDNGCGMTADDLTLAVERHCTSKLSDGNLSHIRTLGFRGEALPSIGASARLLMVSRVPDADTAWAIRVEGGQITPPAPVAGTFGTRAVVEDLFFATPARRKFLKSVRVESGHAEAVMRRIALSTPHCAIKFSLDNRVIIDLPIQSAEARAKAILGESEGLCILDEQRDAMHLSGFICGPAATRATASGQFMSVNGRAVNDPLLKTAIRVAYRPLIEAGRFPILALSLDLPSEEVDVNVHPAKTELRFAREAEVRSFVIGALQRALGLGAGQSGHHAQLRGARPTIRYPQDKIPRPDGPSGEGVASHRLDPMPYQGRLGMARHDSPARALRYPTPTGDVGTVMTPVTVADIEAQLASGSIQSDGMSDGNEGFRPSARVLPHPRDAAPTDDAAPHPLGAPVAQVLDTYIIAVADDGDLVLVDQHAAHERLTHEHLLCQWSEGQIRTQRLLLPEIISLSAPQLDAMLSYTESLARLGLEIDRFGVDSLVLRTIPVLLQGSDAAGLICDLSEELMDDALVTPGEAAAIERRIDAVIARMACHGSVRSGRRLQAEEMSALLRQMEATPRANTCSHGRPTWLKLSKNEIERLFGRR, encoded by the coding sequence ATGACGCACCCACCCGCGCCGAACCGCCCCCAAATCTGCCGCCTCTCCAATCATGTGATCGACCTGATCGCCGCGGGTGAGGTAATTGAACGGCCCGCCGCGGCGCTGAAAGAGCTCGTTGAAAACGCGGTTGATTCCGGCGCGACGGAAGTCCAGGTCGCCTTGAATGGTGGCGGGGTGGACCGCATTGAAGTGCAGGATAATGGCTGCGGTATGACGGCCGATGACCTGACTCTGGCCGTTGAACGTCATTGCACCTCCAAATTATCGGACGGTAATCTCTCACATATCCGCACACTTGGTTTCCGCGGTGAGGCCCTGCCGTCCATCGGTGCGAGTGCGCGGCTTTTGATGGTGTCGCGTGTCCCGGATGCGGATACGGCCTGGGCCATCCGGGTTGAAGGTGGCCAGATCACCCCGCCGGCCCCCGTCGCCGGGACTTTCGGCACGCGCGCCGTGGTGGAGGATCTGTTTTTCGCGACCCCCGCCCGGCGAAAATTCCTCAAATCCGTAAGAGTGGAAAGCGGCCATGCTGAGGCGGTCATGCGCCGCATCGCGCTGTCAACGCCGCATTGCGCCATTAAATTCAGTCTCGATAACCGTGTCATCATCGACCTGCCCATACAATCGGCTGAAGCGCGCGCAAAAGCCATTCTGGGCGAAAGTGAAGGGCTTTGCATCCTGGATGAGCAGCGTGATGCGATGCATCTCAGCGGCTTCATCTGCGGTCCCGCCGCCACGCGGGCGACGGCCTCCGGGCAGTTTATGTCCGTCAATGGCCGCGCCGTGAATGACCCGCTTCTTAAAACGGCGATCCGCGTCGCTTATCGACCTTTGATTGAGGCCGGGCGCTTTCCCATCCTCGCATTATCTCTGGACCTCCCGTCCGAGGAAGTGGACGTCAATGTCCATCCCGCGAAAACGGAACTGAGATTCGCGCGGGAGGCGGAGGTGCGGTCCTTTGTCATAGGCGCTCTCCAACGTGCTTTGGGTTTAGGGGCCGGACAATCCGGCCATCATGCTCAGTTGCGGGGGGCGCGTCCGACGATACGCTACCCGCAAGATAAGATTCCGCGCCCGGATGGTCCAAGCGGAGAAGGCGTCGCATCGCACCGTTTAGACCCGATGCCCTATCAGGGTCGGCTTGGCATGGCGCGCCATGACAGCCCCGCGCGCGCCCTTCGTTACCCCACGCCGACGGGCGATGTCGGGACAGTCATGACGCCCGTGACCGTTGCGGATATCGAAGCGCAACTTGCCAGCGGCAGCATCCAATCGGACGGTATGTCGGATGGCAATGAGGGCTTCCGCCCGTCAGCGCGGGTGCTTCCCCACCCGAGAGATGCTGCGCCAACGGATGATGCCGCACCGCACCCGCTGGGCGCGCCAGTGGCGCAGGTTCTCGACACATATATCATCGCCGTGGCGGATGATGGGGATCTCGTCCTTGTGGATCAGCATGCCGCGCATGAACGCCTGACGCATGAGCATCTCCTATGCCAATGGTCGGAAGGGCAGATCAGGACGCAGCGCCTCCTCCTGCCGGAAATCATCTCGCTCTCCGCCCCGCAGCTTGATGCCATGCTGTCTTACACGGAATCTCTGGCGCGTCTCGGGCTTGAAATTGACCGTTTCGGGGTGGACAGCCTTGTCCTGAGAACCATCCCGGTGCTGCTGCAAGGTTCGGACGCTGCGGGGCTGATCTGTGATCTGTCCGAGGAGCTGATGGATGACGCGCTGGTGACGCCGGGGGAAGCCGCCGCGATTGAACGCAGGATCGATGCGGTCATCGCGAGAATGGCGTGTCATGGGAGTGTCCGGTCAGGCCGTCGTCTACAGGCTGAGGAAATGTCCGCGCTTTTACGGCAGATGGAAGCCACACCCCGCGCCAATACCTGCTCCCACGGGCGGCCAACCTGGCTGAAACTCAGCAAAAATGAAATTGAACGCCTCTTCGGGCGACGGTAA
- the lspA gene encoding signal peptidase II codes for MSGLSPTQQNATTQRHIPGGAVAGLIILLADQVSKYWILYIYDLPAKISVPVLSWFNLTMVWNRAVTFGMLGGLGKWAPWIFSSLALLAVAVLIYVMMTTPRRFVAIASGMIAGGAIGNVLDRLRLGAVVDFIHLHAAGWNWFVFNIADMAIDVGVALWILDRLILDRQARCDA; via the coding sequence ATGTCGGGATTGTCGCCGACTCAGCAGAATGCGACGACGCAGCGTCATATTCCGGGCGGTGCCGTGGCGGGGTTGATCATTCTCCTCGCGGACCAGGTCAGTAAATATTGGATACTTTATATTTACGACCTGCCTGCGAAGATCTCTGTGCCCGTTCTGTCATGGTTCAACCTGACGATGGTGTGGAACAGGGCCGTGACGTTCGGCATGTTGGGCGGGTTAGGGAAGTGGGCGCCGTGGATTTTCAGTTCCCTCGCTCTTCTGGCCGTGGCCGTCCTTATTTATGTGATGATGACGACGCCACGCCGCTTTGTCGCGATCGCTTCAGGGATGATCGCGGGCGGCGCCATTGGCAATGTGCTGGACCGATTGCGCCTGGGCGCGGTTGTCGACTTCATCCATTTGCATGCTGCGGGATGGAATTGGTTTGTTTTCAACATTGCGGACATGGCCATTGATGTCGGTGTTGCGTTATGGATTCTGGACCGCTTAATTTTAGATCGGCAGGCACGATGCGATGCCTGA
- a CDS encoding AGE family epimerase/isomerase, with amino-acid sequence MTETSCGAPLARHRSGLKWQEWLVGQALPLWAQAGFNRATSLFHERLTFSAAPQAVSALRLMVQARQIATYCRAAAEGLYGDGEDALRCLATIERLYHRRVGEAGWIFSISPSLEALDTKRDLYAHAFIIYAYHWAFRLSGDVAYYRKARETLLDVRLIFADAGDGLRGISPGEDVVRGQDPIMHLFEACLMWMPYAEHPDFQNQADQLARLALTRLIDPSTGMIREYFDASWRPLQIEGQNRIEPGHVFEWSWLLRHYARLKRDAALRRPIEDAAARLFEAGQRFGLKDGGVVDAISETGVPLLRSIRIWPQTEYYRLLADLRHDASQGTSERAKIESSMQDVTDLFFSRFTTGIVGGGWIDRIREDGSGCVDHMPASSLYHIYGAATAR; translated from the coding sequence ATGACTGAAACGTCCTGCGGCGCGCCGCTTGCGCGGCATCGTTCCGGCCTGAAGTGGCAGGAATGGCTCGTCGGGCAGGCATTGCCGCTTTGGGCGCAGGCCGGATTTAACCGGGCAACTTCCCTATTTCATGAGCGCCTGACATTTTCAGCCGCGCCGCAAGCCGTATCGGCGCTGCGCCTGATGGTGCAGGCACGCCAGATCGCCACCTATTGTCGTGCCGCTGCCGAGGGTCTCTACGGCGACGGGGAAGACGCGCTGCGCTGCCTTGCGACAATCGAGCGCCTTTATCATCGCCGGGTTGGTGAAGCGGGCTGGATCTTCTCCATCTCGCCATCGCTCGAAGCGCTTGACACGAAGCGGGATCTTTACGCCCACGCCTTCATTATCTATGCCTATCACTGGGCCTTTCGCTTAAGTGGGGACGTCGCTTATTACCGGAAAGCACGGGAAACCCTCCTTGACGTCCGCCTTATATTCGCGGATGCAGGTGACGGGCTGCGGGGTATTTCCCCGGGGGAAGATGTTGTGCGTGGTCAGGACCCGATCATGCATCTTTTTGAAGCCTGTCTGATGTGGATGCCTTACGCAGAACATCCGGATTTTCAAAATCAGGCCGATCAACTGGCGCGACTGGCCCTGACGCGTTTGATTGACCCTTCAACCGGCATGATCCGGGAATATTTCGACGCTTCCTGGCGGCCTCTCCAAATAGAGGGTCAAAACCGCATTGAGCCGGGACATGTTTTTGAGTGGTCCTGGCTTTTACGCCATTATGCGCGCCTGAAGCGCGATGCGGCCCTACGTCGCCCGATTGAAGACGCCGCCGCACGGCTTTTCGAGGCGGGGCAACGTTTCGGACTTAAGGATGGCGGCGTTGTTGACGCCATCAGTGAAACAGGCGTCCCTTTGCTGCGAAGTATACGCATCTGGCCGCAGACAGAATATTACCGCCTGCTGGCGGATCTGCGTCATGACGCCTCGCAGGGCACCAGTGAACGCGCGAAAATCGAGTCATCGATGCAGGATGTAACGGATCTTTTCTTTTCGCGCTTCACAACCGGCATAGTTGGAGGCGGTTGGATCGACCGCATTCGGGAAGACGGGTCCGGCTGTGTTGATCACATGCCTGCGAGTTCACTTTACCATATTTATGGTGCCGCGACGGCTCGTTAA
- the ileS gene encoding isoleucine--tRNA ligase translates to MPENQNSSSSGHDPKDQYRDTVFLPRTSFAMRGNLPTREPELLARWEKSRLDARIAAGHAGKDVFTLHDGPPYANGHLHIGHALNKINKDIINRAQRMSGRDVRYIPGWDCHGLPIEWRVEEEYRKSGRHKEDVPIIQFRAECREYARHWLEVQSKEFQRLGVQGEWANRYATMDFASEAAIVGEIGKFLLNGALYRALRPVMWSPVEKTALAEAEIEYHDITSTAIYVAFPVTHDPTPHRELLETACVIWTTTPWTIPANRAIAFGRDIDYVVISVVARAEDSLVVPGQKLLIAEARLEDFSRQAGIIEYKIDRYVAGELLEGVICAHPLHGQGYDFDVPLLPADYVKTDAGTGLVHTAPAHGVDDYQLGRRFGLEVTEYVQDDGTYAPDVPLFAGQHVFKAAGPVCTALSRVMRKSITAHTVPAGLVAQHAIEHSYPHSWRSRKPIIFRATPQWFIQMDGETKLRERALQALQDVTFVPAAARNRLTSMVAQRPDWCISRQRAWGVPIAVFVEKKTGEVLRDAAVMARIVAAFEQYGADIWYTEPASTFLGPEQDPDLYEQVFDIVDVWFESGATHSFVLKGQRLNAPADLYLEGSDQHRGWFQSSLLESVGTTGHAPFKTLVTNGFVLDEQGRKMSKSLGNVVAPDEVTQSLGADILRLWVANSDSHEDLRIGKEILKQQGELYRRLRNTLRWVLGALDGFTEKEKQDYADLPDLERCILHRLSEVYDVVANAVRTHHWVGVYPFLHQFCANDLSAFYFDIRKDVIYCDAASSPRRRAARTVLDILHRALSTWLAPVLVFTAEEAWTARFGSKESVHLQNFFKPDASWYNEKLGACWSKLRGLRRVITSELEVARRDGLIRSSLEARVNLPLTPQEDAVFGEVDWSELAIVSEVEIMIQMNAAPIYLDASDEAPALDGVTEQHGIPTISVARGEKCARCWRVLPEVGTDAHHPHLCLRCTDVVTEAA, encoded by the coding sequence ATGCCCGAAAATCAGAATAGCTCATCATCTGGGCACGACCCGAAAGACCAGTATCGCGACACTGTCTTTCTGCCGCGGACCAGCTTCGCCATGCGCGGTAACCTCCCGACGCGTGAGCCGGAATTGCTGGCCCGATGGGAAAAATCCAGGCTTGATGCCCGTATCGCCGCCGGACATGCGGGGAAAGACGTCTTCACACTCCATGACGGCCCGCCTTACGCGAACGGGCATCTTCATATCGGCCATGCGCTGAACAAGATCAACAAGGATATCATCAATCGCGCGCAACGCATGTCCGGCAGGGATGTGCGTTATATTCCCGGCTGGGACTGCCATGGTCTGCCGATTGAATGGCGGGTTGAGGAAGAATATCGCAAATCGGGCCGTCATAAGGAGGATGTGCCGATCATCCAGTTCCGGGCCGAGTGCCGCGAATATGCCCGGCACTGGCTGGAGGTGCAGTCAAAGGAATTTCAGAGGCTGGGCGTGCAAGGGGAGTGGGCGAACCGCTACGCCACCATGGATTTCGCCTCTGAAGCGGCCATCGTGGGAGAAATCGGTAAATTTCTGCTGAATGGCGCGCTTTACCGGGCGCTGCGGCCTGTCATGTGGAGCCCTGTTGAGAAAACCGCGCTCGCTGAGGCTGAGATCGAATATCACGACATCACCTCCACCGCGATTTACGTCGCATTCCCGGTGACTCATGACCCCACCCCCCACCGGGAATTGCTGGAAACAGCGTGCGTCATCTGGACGACCACACCTTGGACGATTCCCGCCAACCGCGCGATCGCCTTTGGACGTGACATTGATTATGTCGTCATCTCAGTTGTTGCGCGCGCTGAGGATAGTCTGGTCGTGCCCGGGCAGAAACTCCTCATCGCGGAAGCTCGTCTTGAGGATTTCAGCCGTCAGGCTGGCATCATCGAATATAAAATCGATCGGTACGTGGCCGGGGAATTGCTGGAGGGCGTCATCTGCGCGCATCCCCTGCATGGGCAGGGTTACGATTTCGACGTGCCTCTGTTGCCCGCTGATTACGTCAAGACAGATGCGGGGACGGGGCTTGTCCATACAGCACCGGCCCATGGCGTGGATGATTACCAGCTCGGCCGTCGCTTCGGGCTGGAAGTGACGGAATATGTCCAGGATGACGGCACTTACGCCCCGGATGTGCCGCTTTTTGCAGGGCAACATGTCTTCAAGGCCGCAGGGCCCGTCTGCACGGCCCTGTCTCGCGTCATGCGGAAATCCATAACCGCCCATACTGTGCCGGCCGGGCTCGTGGCGCAGCACGCGATTGAACATAGCTATCCCCACTCCTGGCGCTCCCGCAAGCCGATCATCTTCCGGGCGACGCCGCAATGGTTCATCCAGATGGATGGCGAGACGAAACTCCGTGAGCGCGCGCTTCAGGCATTGCAGGATGTGACCTTTGTCCCCGCCGCCGCGCGCAACCGCCTCACCTCCATGGTGGCGCAGCGCCCGGATTGGTGCATCAGCCGTCAACGCGCCTGGGGCGTGCCCATTGCTGTCTTTGTTGAAAAGAAAACCGGCGAGGTGCTGCGGGACGCGGCGGTGATGGCGCGTATCGTCGCGGCGTTCGAGCAGTATGGCGCGGATATCTGGTATACGGAACCAGCTTCGACCTTCCTCGGGCCGGAGCAGGACCCGGATCTCTACGAGCAGGTTTTTGATATCGTCGATGTGTGGTTTGAAAGCGGGGCCACCCATAGTTTCGTGCTGAAGGGCCAGCGCCTGAATGCCCCGGCCGATCTCTATCTTGAAGGCTCGGATCAGCACCGTGGCTGGTTTCAGTCTTCCCTGTTGGAAAGTGTCGGCACGACAGGACATGCGCCTTTCAAAACTTTGGTGACGAATGGCTTTGTTCTGGATGAGCAGGGGCGCAAAATGTCCAAATCTCTGGGCAATGTCGTCGCGCCGGATGAAGTGACGCAATCCCTCGGGGCGGATATTCTGCGGTTGTGGGTTGCAAATTCCGACAGTCATGAGGACCTCCGGATTGGCAAGGAGATCCTGAAACAGCAGGGTGAACTTTACCGACGTCTGCGCAATACATTGCGATGGGTGCTCGGCGCGCTGGATGGATTTACGGAAAAAGAGAAGCAGGATTATGCGGATCTGCCTGACCTGGAGCGCTGTATCCTCCACCGTCTGAGCGAAGTGTATGATGTGGTCGCCAATGCTGTGCGCACCCATCATTGGGTGGGTGTCTATCCCTTCCTCCATCAATTCTGCGCCAATGACCTGTCGGCATTTTATTTCGATATCCGCAAAGATGTCATTTATTGTGATGCTGCATCCTCCCCGCGTCGTCGCGCGGCGCGGACGGTGCTTGACATCCTGCACCGCGCCCTCTCAACGTGGCTCGCGCCAGTCCTTGTCTTTACGGCGGAAGAGGCATGGACGGCCCGTTTCGGCAGCAAAGAGTCCGTGCATCTCCAGAATTTCTTCAAGCCGGATGCGTCATGGTATAATGAAAAACTGGGCGCGTGCTGGAGCAAATTACGCGGATTACGGCGCGTCATCACGTCGGAGCTTGAAGTGGCGCGGCGTGACGGGTTGATCCGTTCCTCCCTTGAAGCGCGCGTCAACCTGCCTTTGACGCCGCAGGAAGACGCGGTTTTTGGTGAAGTTGACTGGAGCGAGCTGGCCATCGTCTCCGAGGTGGAAATCATGATCCAGATGAATGCCGCACCGATTTACCTGGATGCATCGGATGAGGCGCCTGCCTTGGATGGCGTGACGGAGCAACATGGCATCCCCACCATCAGCGTCGCGCGCGGCGAAAAATGTGCGCGATGCTGGCGCGTGCTGCCTGAAGTCGGCACGGACGCGCATCACCCGCATTTATGCCTGCGATGCACCGACGTTGTGACCGAGGCCGCCTGA